In a single window of the Saccharothrix australiensis genome:
- a CDS encoding bifunctional DNA primase/polymerase, with protein MSGGFLFALECAERGWPVIPGASWLDGAYVDPVLGHERDALSLCPPDMATTDEDLVRRWWPVLASRLERSVLVVTQPNLVAVVVEADRARRVVGSEAFRANPTPAVLVATWDREEEAMFLLSSSRGLAGESVAPVSATIPMPSAVVEGRPVRWLWPMTECESLMAGEQLALLLK; from the coding sequence ATGAGCGGCGGTTTCCTGTTCGCGTTGGAGTGTGCCGAGCGTGGGTGGCCGGTGATACCGGGTGCCTCGTGGCTTGACGGCGCTTACGTGGACCCGGTGCTGGGTCATGAGCGTGATGCGTTGTCGCTGTGCCCTCCGGACATGGCGACCACGGACGAGGACTTGGTTCGGCGGTGGTGGCCGGTGCTGGCGAGTCGGTTGGAGCGTTCGGTGTTGGTGGTGACCCAGCCGAACCTGGTGGCGGTGGTGGTCGAGGCGGACCGCGCCAGGCGGGTGGTCGGGTCGGAGGCGTTCCGTGCGAATCCGACGCCGGCAGTGCTGGTCGCCACGTGGGACCGGGAGGAGGAGGCGATGTTCCTGCTCTCCTCCTCGCGGGGGCTCGCGGGCGAGAGTGTCGCTCCGGTGAGCGCGACCATCCCGATGCCCTCTGCGGTGGTCGAGGGTCGCCCGGTGCGGTGGTTGTGGCCGATGACCGAGTGCGAGTCGTTGATGGCCGGAGAGCAGTTGGCGTTGCTGTTGAAGTAG